In Hippoglossus hippoglossus isolate fHipHip1 chromosome 24, fHipHip1.pri, whole genome shotgun sequence, a single genomic region encodes these proteins:
- the srp9 gene encoding signal recognition particle 9 kDa protein: MPYFQTWEEFARAAEKLYLTDPMKVRVVLKYRHCDGNLCIKVTDNSVCLQYKTDQAQDVKKIEKLHGKLMRLMVSKETHSGSMETD, from the exons ATGCCTTATTTCCAGACTTGGGAGGAGTTCGCCCGCGCAGCAGAAAAACTGTACCTGACAGATCCCATGAAG GTCAGAGTGGTTCTCAAGTACAGACACTGCGACGGCAACCTCTGCATTAAAGTGACCGACAACTCCGTG TGTTTACAGTACAAGACAGACCAGGCCCAAGACGTGAAGAAGATCGAAAAGCTCCACGGAAAACTGATGAGGCTCATGGTGTCCAAGGAGACGCACAGTGGTTCCATGGAGACTGACTAA
- the ephx1 gene encoding epoxide hydrolase 1 isoform X1: MFTAVLVGVVVGGLIYYLVQRSKNQVLKAVDGWWVTGATPDGEEDTTIRPFEVTTSAEELEDLYRRIDQTRPVAALEDSQFEYGFNSNYLEKVVSYWRNDFDWRRQIDKINQYPHFKTKIEGIDVHYLHVKPKKVPEGTTAIPLIMVHGWPGSFYEFYGLIPLLTEPTNPDDLVFEVVCPSIPGYGFSEAPQKKGFDSVCAANIFHKLMKRLGFQQFYAHGGDWGFLVTTNMAQLEPKIVKGLHLNFAAASKPGLRVVLSIMLGRHFPKLFGFTDLDIQNLYPFMDKVVVESLKESGYMHIQATKPDTAGRGLNDSPVGLAAYILEKFSTWTNRDFRNLEDGGLTRKFSLDDLLTNVMIYWVSGCIIPSMRFYKENVGKGLDRPHTKIPVHVPTGFASFPNELMYTPELWLKPKYPKVVTYSPMARGGHFAAMEEPQLMAEDIQKFAKAVEKKK; the protein is encoded by the exons ATGTTCACAGCGGTGTTGGTTGGTGTAGTGGTTGGAGGGCTTATCTACTACCTGGTTCAGAGGAGCAAGAACCAGGTTCTGAAGGCCGTGGATGGCTGGTGGGTAACTGGAGCAACCCCTGATGGTGAGGAGGACACCACCATCCGCCCATTTGAAGTCACCACCAGTGCTGAAGAGCTGGAG GACCTGTATCGTAGGATAGATCAGACGCGTCCTGTTGCCGCACTGGAGGACAGCCAGTTTGAATATGGCTTCAACTCCAACTATTTGGAGAAGGTGGTGTCTTACTGGAGAAACGACTTTGACTGGAGGAGACAAATTGACAAAATCAACCAGTACCCCcactttaaaaccaaaattgAAG GTATTGATGTCCATTACCTGCATGTGAAGCCCAAAAAGGTGCCAGAGGGAACTACTGCTATTCCTCTGATAATGGTTCACGGCTGGCCTGGGTCTTTCTATGAGTTCTACGGGTTGATCCCACTGCTTACAGAGCCGACCAACCCGGACGACCTTGTGTTTGAGGTGGTGTGTCCCTCCATACCAGGGTATGGTTTCTCTGAAGCACCACAAAAGAAAG gCTTTGATTCAGTTTGTGCGGCGAACATCTTCCACAAGCTCATGAAGCGTCTGGGTTTCCAGCAGTTCTACGCTCATGGAGGAGACTGGGGCTTTCTGGTCACCACCAACATGGCCCAGCTGGAGCCCaa GATAGTCAAAGGTTTGCATTTGAACTTTGCCGCAGCCTCAAAGCCTGGTCTGCGCGTGGTTTTATCCATCATGCTCGGCCGCCACTTCCCTAaactctttggcttcactgaCCTGGACATTCAGAATCTCTACCCTTTCATGGACAAAGTGGTGGTGGAGTCCCTCAAAGAGAGTGGCTACATGCACATCCAGGCCACCAAGCCTGACACCGCGG GACGAGGACTGAATGACTCCCCAGTGGGTCTGGCTGCCTACATTCTGGAGAAGTTCTCCACATGGACCAACCGGGACTTCAGGAACCTGGAGGACGGCGGACTAACCAG GAAGTTCTCTCTGGACGACCTCCTGACTAATGTTATGATCTACTGGGTTTCTGGATGCATCATCCCGTCTATGAGGTTCTACAAGGAAAACGTGGGCAAAGGTCTTGATCGTCCGCACACTAA gaTACCAGTTCATGTTCCCACCGGGTTCGCCTCCTTCCCCAACGAGTTGATGTACACGCCCGAACTGTGGCTCAAACCCAAATATCCCAAAGTCGTGACCTACTCTCCCATGGCCCGCGGCGGCCATTTTGCTGCCATGGAAGAGCCCCAGCTGATGGCCGAGGACATCCAGAAGTTCGCCAAGGCAGTGGAGAAGAAAAAGTAA
- the LOC117758198 gene encoding transcription factor 24-like produces the protein MAVNPLEGLRTVAVNHQLVLSSTAELRSQQPCAAGSPASLHRHRQSTHSSREPRKWSTCGSRLHSGPICGSAVQSRTLRSQHSPENAARERSRVRNLRQAFHSLQAALPSVPPDTKLSKLDVLVLATNYIAYLTETLDQGELVAEHTLSSRSGGYLHPVKKWPMRSLLYCGSVGELLAGGISANQTLPPGRIGTHPLTAAAGADKE, from the exons ATGGCCGTTAATCCTCTGGAAGGTCTCAGGACGGTCGCAGTGAATCACCAGCTCGTCTTGAGCTCCACGGCGGAGCTGCGGAGCCAGCAGCCCTGTGCAGCCGGCAGCCCAGcatctctgcacagacacaggcagagcACCCACAGCAGCCGGGAGCCTAGGAAGTGG TCTACGTGTGGGTCCAGGCTTCACTCTGGTCCCATCTGTGGGTCTGCGGTCCAGTCCAGGACACTGAGGAGTCAACACTCCCCGGAGAACGCAGCACGAGAGCGGAGCCGCGTACGCAACCTGCGACAGGCCTTCCACAGTCTGCAG gCGGCTCTGCCCTCAGTCCCACCTGACACCAAGTTATCCAAGCTGGATGTTCTGGTTCTGGCTACTAACTACATAGCCTATTTAACAGAGACCCTGGACCAGGGGGAGTTAGTGGCTGAACACACCCTGTCGTCCAGGTCAGGAGGATACCTGCATCCTGTGAAG AAGTGGCCCATGCGTTCCCTGCTGTACTGCGGCAGCGTGGGAGAGCTGCTGGCAGGAGGTatctcagccaatcagacgcTCCCACCTGGACGGATCGGGACACACCCTCTGACAGCCGCCGCAGGCGCAGACAAAGAGTGA
- the ephx1 gene encoding epoxide hydrolase 1 isoform X2, whose protein sequence is MFTAVLVGVVVGGLIYYLVQRSKNQVLKAVDGWWVTGATPDGEEDTTIRPFEVTTSAEELEDLYRRIDQTRPVAALEDSQFEYGFNSNYLEKVVSYWRNDFDWRRQIDKINQYPHFKTKIEGIDVHYLHVKPKKVPEGTTAIPLIMVHGWPGSFYEFYGLIPLLTEPTNPDDLVFEVVCPSIPGYGFSEAPQKKGFDSVCAANIFHKLMKRLGFQQFYAHGGDWGFLVTTNMAQLEPKIVKGLHLNFAAASKPGLRVVLSIMLGRHFPKLFGFTDLDIQNLYPFMDKVVVESLKESGYMHIQATKPDTAGRGLNDSPVGLAAYILEKFSTWTNRDFRNLEDGGLTRKFSLDDLLTNVMIYWVSGCIIPSMRFYKENVGKGLDRPHTKIPVHVPTGFASFPNELMYTPELWLKPKYPKVVTYSPMARGGHFAAMEEPQLMAEDIQKFAKAVEKKKLK, encoded by the exons ATGTTCACAGCGGTGTTGGTTGGTGTAGTGGTTGGAGGGCTTATCTACTACCTGGTTCAGAGGAGCAAGAACCAGGTTCTGAAGGCCGTGGATGGCTGGTGGGTAACTGGAGCAACCCCTGATGGTGAGGAGGACACCACCATCCGCCCATTTGAAGTCACCACCAGTGCTGAAGAGCTGGAG GACCTGTATCGTAGGATAGATCAGACGCGTCCTGTTGCCGCACTGGAGGACAGCCAGTTTGAATATGGCTTCAACTCCAACTATTTGGAGAAGGTGGTGTCTTACTGGAGAAACGACTTTGACTGGAGGAGACAAATTGACAAAATCAACCAGTACCCCcactttaaaaccaaaattgAAG GTATTGATGTCCATTACCTGCATGTGAAGCCCAAAAAGGTGCCAGAGGGAACTACTGCTATTCCTCTGATAATGGTTCACGGCTGGCCTGGGTCTTTCTATGAGTTCTACGGGTTGATCCCACTGCTTACAGAGCCGACCAACCCGGACGACCTTGTGTTTGAGGTGGTGTGTCCCTCCATACCAGGGTATGGTTTCTCTGAAGCACCACAAAAGAAAG gCTTTGATTCAGTTTGTGCGGCGAACATCTTCCACAAGCTCATGAAGCGTCTGGGTTTCCAGCAGTTCTACGCTCATGGAGGAGACTGGGGCTTTCTGGTCACCACCAACATGGCCCAGCTGGAGCCCaa GATAGTCAAAGGTTTGCATTTGAACTTTGCCGCAGCCTCAAAGCCTGGTCTGCGCGTGGTTTTATCCATCATGCTCGGCCGCCACTTCCCTAaactctttggcttcactgaCCTGGACATTCAGAATCTCTACCCTTTCATGGACAAAGTGGTGGTGGAGTCCCTCAAAGAGAGTGGCTACATGCACATCCAGGCCACCAAGCCTGACACCGCGG GACGAGGACTGAATGACTCCCCAGTGGGTCTGGCTGCCTACATTCTGGAGAAGTTCTCCACATGGACCAACCGGGACTTCAGGAACCTGGAGGACGGCGGACTAACCAG GAAGTTCTCTCTGGACGACCTCCTGACTAATGTTATGATCTACTGGGTTTCTGGATGCATCATCCCGTCTATGAGGTTCTACAAGGAAAACGTGGGCAAAGGTCTTGATCGTCCGCACACTAA gaTACCAGTTCATGTTCCCACCGGGTTCGCCTCCTTCCCCAACGAGTTGATGTACACGCCCGAACTGTGGCTCAAACCCAAATATCCCAAAGTCGTGACCTACTCTCCCATGGCCCGCGGCGGCCATTTTGCTGCCATGGAAGAGCCCCAGCTGATGGCCGAGGACATCCAGAAGTTCGCCAAGGCAGTGGAGAAGAAAAA ATTAAAGTGA